A single genomic interval of Demequina sp. NBRC 110054 harbors:
- a CDS encoding glycoside hydrolase family 127 protein yields MDTASAPLVAPAAREAKAPDLTPLALSAVELDGSRELGAWQRLNREATIPHVVERLETSGVMDNLRRVVGESDADYRGFNFADSDLHKTLEAIAWEAARVPGDQPWEEFTRDAIALLNKVQEPNGYLYSHVQSGKFQGPWEDMRWGHELYVLGHLVQAAVARSRATGNDDLLEVARRFADLAVELFGPDCERPDGYGGHPEIETALVELYRHTGEKKYLDATIAMLERRGHGALGTGPFESAYHQDHLPIREVDEVLGHAVRQLYLAAGIADVAAETDDAQLAEVLDRMWDSAHGTKEYITGGMGSRHKDESFGDPFELPPDRSYAETCASISALHWNWRMLLATGRSKHADAMERALYNGIASSTSLDGTRFLYSNPLQLRSDHDGSSEYQPSERLDWFACACCPPNLARLVSSLGAYVASGTETQARIHLYAQGQIRLGATTLTVTTDYPWDGRVTVEAAGPLETLALRVPAWSHDATLSVDGTSAPASADEDGYVRASVHDGSTVVLDLPMPAELMVPHPRVDAVRGSVAIQRGPVVHCIETADVPEGVVLEDVRIDASEAPRVGPALDSIRAGATVVATGVVRPASEAPLGTSMRLSAAPAADPDPTRFDLRAVPYARWANRGKGAMRVWIPVDEGR; encoded by the coding sequence ATGGACACCGCATCAGCACCCTTGGTCGCACCCGCCGCCCGCGAGGCGAAGGCGCCCGATCTCACCCCGCTCGCCCTGAGCGCCGTCGAGCTTGACGGCTCGCGCGAGCTCGGCGCGTGGCAGCGTCTCAATCGCGAGGCGACGATCCCGCACGTCGTGGAGCGCCTCGAGACCTCCGGCGTCATGGACAACCTCCGTCGCGTCGTCGGCGAGTCCGACGCCGACTACCGGGGTTTCAACTTCGCGGACTCCGACCTCCACAAGACGCTCGAGGCGATCGCGTGGGAGGCCGCCCGCGTACCTGGCGACCAGCCCTGGGAGGAGTTCACCCGCGACGCCATCGCGCTGCTGAACAAGGTCCAGGAGCCCAACGGCTACCTCTACTCGCACGTGCAGTCCGGCAAGTTCCAGGGCCCGTGGGAGGACATGCGCTGGGGCCACGAGCTGTACGTGCTCGGCCACCTCGTGCAGGCGGCCGTCGCCCGCTCGCGCGCGACCGGCAACGACGACCTTCTCGAGGTCGCCCGCCGCTTCGCCGACCTCGCGGTCGAGCTCTTCGGCCCCGACTGCGAGCGCCCGGACGGCTACGGCGGTCACCCGGAGATCGAGACCGCACTGGTCGAGCTCTACCGCCACACCGGCGAGAAGAAGTACCTGGACGCCACGATCGCGATGCTCGAGCGCCGTGGGCACGGCGCGCTCGGCACGGGACCCTTCGAGTCCGCTTATCACCAGGACCACCTGCCCATCCGCGAGGTGGACGAGGTCCTCGGCCACGCCGTGCGCCAGCTGTACCTGGCGGCCGGCATCGCCGACGTCGCCGCGGAGACGGACGATGCGCAGCTCGCCGAGGTGCTCGACCGCATGTGGGACTCAGCGCACGGCACCAAGGAGTACATCACCGGCGGAATGGGCTCGCGCCACAAGGACGAGTCCTTCGGCGACCCGTTCGAGCTCCCGCCGGACCGCTCGTACGCCGAGACCTGCGCCTCGATCAGCGCCCTCCACTGGAACTGGCGCATGCTGCTCGCCACGGGCCGCTCCAAGCATGCCGACGCGATGGAGCGCGCGCTGTACAACGGCATCGCGTCGTCCACCTCGCTCGACGGCACCCGCTTCCTGTACTCGAACCCGCTCCAGCTGCGCAGCGACCACGACGGCTCGAGCGAGTACCAGCCGTCCGAGCGCCTCGACTGGTTCGCCTGTGCGTGCTGCCCTCCGAACCTCGCGCGGCTCGTCTCCTCGCTCGGCGCGTACGTCGCGTCCGGCACGGAGACCCAGGCCCGCATCCACCTGTACGCGCAGGGACAGATCCGCCTCGGCGCCACCACGCTCACCGTCACCACGGACTACCCGTGGGACGGGCGCGTGACCGTCGAGGCCGCGGGCCCGCTCGAGACGCTGGCGCTGCGCGTCCCGGCCTGGTCTCACGACGCGACGCTCAGCGTTGACGGCACCTCGGCGCCCGCATCCGCGGACGAGGACGGCTACGTCCGCGCCTCCGTGCACGACGGATCCACCGTGGTCCTTGACCTTCCCATGCCGGCCGAGCTGATGGTGCCGCACCCCCGCGTCGATGCCGTGCGCGGCTCGGTCGCGATCCAGCGCGGCCCCGTCGTGCACTGCATCGAGACGGCAGACGTGCCCGAGGGCGTCGTCCTCGAGGACGTCCGCATCGACGCGTCCGAGGCGCCGCGCGTGGGTCCCGCCCTCGACAGCATCCGGGCGGGCGCGACCGTGGTGGCGACGGGCGTGGTCCGCCCTGCGTCCGAGGCACCGCTCGGCACCTCGATGAGGCTCTCCGCGGCTCCTGCGGCGGACCCCGATCCGACACGGTTCGACCTGCGCGCGGTGCCCTATGCCCGCTGGGCGAACCGCGGCAAGGGCGCGATGCGAGTGTGGATCCCCGTCGACGAGGGCCGCTGA
- a CDS encoding LacI family DNA-binding transcriptional regulator translates to MAGTGSGGTVTMNDVALEAGVSIKTVSNVVNDYPHIRPTTRAKVEAAIEKLGYRMNFSARHLRQGRTGIIGLALPELSLPYFAELADSVIRAAEARGVVVLIEQTSGGRDRELDVLTSDRRQLTDGLIFSPLELGPEDAQALKVDYPLVVLGERIFGGDWDHVTMNNVDAARAATQHLIDQGRRRIAVIGAHHGESMGSAALRVLGYQAALAANGIALDTDLIVEGGLWHRSTGADVTASLLDSGIEVDAIFGLNDAMALGALRTLHARGVKVPEEIAVIGFDDIEESEYSAPSLSSVAPGREQIAETAVDLLLARIAGDDQPFRRVITDYSVKARESTRA, encoded by the coding sequence ATGGCAGGCACGGGCAGCGGCGGCACCGTCACGATGAACGACGTGGCCCTCGAGGCCGGCGTGTCCATCAAGACGGTGTCGAACGTCGTCAACGACTACCCGCACATCCGGCCGACCACGCGCGCCAAGGTGGAGGCGGCGATCGAGAAGCTCGGCTACCGCATGAACTTCTCTGCCCGCCACCTGCGCCAGGGCCGCACCGGGATCATCGGCCTCGCGCTGCCCGAGCTCTCGCTGCCCTACTTCGCCGAGCTTGCCGACTCGGTGATCCGCGCCGCGGAGGCGCGCGGAGTCGTCGTGCTCATCGAGCAGACGAGCGGGGGGCGCGACCGCGAGCTCGACGTCCTCACCTCGGACCGCCGCCAGCTCACCGACGGCCTGATCTTCTCGCCGCTCGAGCTCGGCCCGGAGGACGCCCAGGCACTCAAGGTCGACTACCCGCTCGTCGTGCTCGGCGAGCGCATCTTCGGCGGCGACTGGGACCACGTGACGATGAACAACGTCGACGCAGCCCGCGCGGCCACCCAGCACCTGATCGACCAAGGACGACGACGCATCGCAGTGATCGGCGCGCACCACGGCGAGTCCATGGGCTCCGCCGCGCTGCGCGTCCTCGGCTACCAGGCCGCGCTCGCCGCCAACGGCATCGCGCTCGACACTGACCTGATCGTCGAGGGCGGGCTGTGGCACCGCAGCACCGGTGCGGACGTCACCGCCTCCCTGCTCGACTCGGGCATCGAGGTGGACGCGATCTTCGGCCTCAACGACGCGATGGCGCTCGGTGCGCTCCGCACGCTTCACGCGCGCGGCGTCAAGGTCCCCGAGGAGATCGCGGTGATCGGCTTCGACGACATCGAGGAGTCAGAGTACTCGGCCCCGTCGCTGTCCTCCGTCGCCCCCGGTCGGGAGCAGATCGCGGAGACCGCGG